The Calditerrivibrio nitroreducens DSM 19672 genome window below encodes:
- a CDS encoding response regulator transcription factor, which yields MRILIVEDEKTLANLIKKGFEEEGFAVDIAYDGEDGLFFAQNYSYDCIVLDIMLPVIDGLTILKKLRKQNNTTPVIMLTAKDTVKDKVLGLDSGSDDYLTKPFSFEELLSRTKAVIRRKYEISSPIIKVDNLEIDTAKKTVKRANQPIELSAKEYALLEYLAANKNKVLSRTMIIEHIYNEEFDFDSNVIDVFINRIRNKIDKNFDKKLVHTIRGMGYALKE from the coding sequence ATGAGAATTTTAATTGTAGAAGATGAAAAAACTTTGGCTAATTTAATAAAAAAAGGATTTGAAGAAGAAGGCTTTGCAGTTGATATAGCCTACGACGGTGAAGATGGTCTTTTTTTCGCGCAAAACTATTCTTACGATTGTATCGTACTTGATATAATGCTTCCTGTAATCGATGGACTCACAATATTGAAGAAACTTAGAAAGCAGAACAATACAACGCCTGTTATAATGCTTACGGCAAAAGATACAGTAAAAGATAAAGTGTTAGGCTTAGATAGCGGTTCAGACGACTACTTAACTAAGCCATTTTCTTTTGAAGAGTTATTGTCTCGCACTAAGGCTGTTATAAGACGCAAATATGAAATTTCAAGTCCTATTATAAAAGTTGATAATCTTGAGATTGACACGGCAAAAAAAACAGTAAAAAGAGCAAATCAGCCAATTGAGCTTTCCGCAAAAGAATATGCATTACTTGAGTATTTAGCTGCAAATAAAAACAAAGTTTTAAGCAGAACTATGATCATAGAGCATATATACAATGAAGAGTTTGATTTTGATAGTAATGTAATAGATGTGTTTATAAACAGAATCAGAAACAAAATTGATAAAAACTTTGACAAAAAACTCGTTCATACAATTCGTGGAATGGGATACGCTTTAAAAGAGTGA
- a CDS encoding ATP-binding protein, whose product MNAIKKHISVRFDISVKDLKLEELARKDIWEYPLEALREAVINALIHRDYLDTAPIRIKIYEDKITIWNLGKLMPPLTVEMLKQEHSGYHRNRFITAVFYYAGLIEKCVSGTIRIIQLCKEQGLPEPEFMETPIGIGAFPITFNKDIYTEEQLRKLELNERQIKAEMYVNGKGKITNKEYREISNLKERFATIVLNNLVNKGILVKYGTTGRGTYYAVAKTQKPHKTRSKDADKDNNVD is encoded by the coding sequence ATGAATGCTATAAAAAAGCATATCAGCGTTAGATTTGATATCTCTGTAAAAGATTTAAAGTTAGAAGAATTAGCCCGTAAGGATATTTGGGAATATCCTTTGGAAGCTTTGCGTGAAGCAGTTATTAACGCTTTAATACACCGTGATTATTTAGACACTGCTCCAATTCGGATAAAAATCTATGAAGATAAAATTACAATATGGAATTTAGGCAAACTTATGCCACCACTTACGGTTGAAATGCTAAAACAGGAACATTCTGGTTATCACCGAAATCGATTCATTACAGCTGTGTTTTACTACGCGGGACTTATTGAAAAATGTGTTTCTGGAACTATAAGAATTATTCAACTGTGCAAAGAACAAGGGTTGCCTGAACCAGAATTTATGGAAACACCCATAGGTATTGGAGCTTTTCCTATTACCTTTAATAAAGATATTTACACTGAAGAACAATTAAGAAAATTAGAATTAAATGAAAGACAGATTAAGGCAGAGATGTATGTAAATGGAAAAGGAAAGATTACAAATAAAGAGTATCGTGAAATTAGTAATCTTAAGGAGCGATTTGCCACGATAGTACTCAATAATCTCGTAAATAAAGGGATTCTGGTGAAATATGGTACCACTGGGCGCGGCACCTATTATGCCGTAGCAAAGACGCAAAAGCCGCACAAAACCCGCAGTAAAGACGCAGATAAAGATAATAATGTAGATTAA
- the ychF gene encoding redox-regulated ATPase YchF: protein MGFNCGIVGLPNVGKSTLFNALTKAHVESANYPFCTIDPNIGIVNVPDDRLYFIASVINPKKVTPTTIEFVDIAGLVRGASKGEGLGNQFLTHIRQVDAIAHIVRCFENDDVTHVEGGIDPIRDIEIINNELLLSDLEILEKALNKYSKVAKSGDKDLKEKVEILKRLFDSASNGVMLRNLMTEEEKELLKEYNFITSKPVMFVMNVDEEGLQKENDYVKKVIDYANKEGSVYIKISAKIEAEIAELEKEEAKEFLAALGLKRSGLEMMIQEGYRLLNLITFFTAGEKEVKAWTIQNGTNAQKAAGKIHSDIERGFIRAEVTDYDTFVELRSLQKAKELGKTRLEGKEYIVKDGDIIYFRFNV from the coding sequence ATGGGATTTAACTGTGGAATCGTAGGTTTACCAAACGTAGGGAAATCTACACTGTTTAATGCTCTAACGAAAGCTCATGTGGAAAGTGCCAATTACCCTTTTTGTACTATAGATCCAAATATCGGGATTGTAAATGTGCCGGACGATCGTCTGTACTTCATAGCGTCAGTCATAAACCCCAAGAAAGTAACCCCCACCACTATAGAATTTGTAGATATTGCAGGTCTTGTGAGAGGGGCAAGCAAAGGGGAAGGGCTCGGAAACCAATTTCTCACCCACATTAGGCAGGTGGATGCTATTGCTCATATCGTCAGATGTTTCGAAAACGACGATGTAACCCATGTTGAAGGTGGGATAGATCCAATCAGGGATATCGAAATTATCAATAATGAACTCTTACTCTCAGACCTTGAGATATTGGAAAAAGCTCTCAACAAGTATAGCAAAGTCGCCAAGAGTGGGGATAAAGATCTAAAGGAAAAGGTGGAAATTCTAAAAAGGCTTTTTGACAGTGCATCAAACGGCGTGATGCTAAGGAATCTAATGACTGAAGAAGAGAAGGAACTTTTGAAGGAATACAATTTTATCACATCAAAACCGGTGATGTTTGTGATGAATGTGGATGAAGAGGGATTACAAAAAGAGAACGATTACGTAAAAAAAGTCATCGATTACGCCAATAAAGAGGGATCTGTGTACATAAAGATCTCCGCCAAAATCGAAGCTGAGATTGCAGAATTGGAAAAAGAAGAGGCCAAAGAGTTTCTCGCAGCTTTAGGATTGAAGAGGTCTGGTTTGGAGATGATGATACAGGAGGGATACAGACTCCTTAATCTTATTACCTTTTTTACTGCAGGGGAAAAAGAGGTGAAAGCTTGGACAATCCAAAACGGCACCAATGCCCAAAAAGCAGCCGGAAAGATACATTCAGATATAGAAAGGGGATTTATTAGGGCAGAGGTAACAGATTACGATACATTCGTAGAGCTTAGATCCCTTCAAAAAGCAAAAGAGCTGGGTAAAACAAGATTGGAAGGGAAGGAATACATTGTAAAAGATGGAGATATAATCTATTTTAGATTCAACGTGTAA
- a CDS encoding sensor histidine kinase produces the protein MNSIKFGLFIYYCGISFVIFGILGVFLYFSLEDIVLKSIDNALMTRAKAIATLISEDEGVNFQFSDEILKEYSKNSKHYFQVMKNAKIIEKSASLHNYSLPFVEGAKTIDFRNEPVRIVPFSFTIKNQQFTIECAQDIDDKIDLLQTYLVVLSIAIVAAIFLSALGGLFVVNAMLKPLKEISHTIGKLSESNLSKSRIDENVAFELKPLAVAFNKTFARLDTVFSKQKQFVADVSHELKTPLSVILMETEMALRKQRSIDELTNTINQIKDSALYMKNITETLLKLISIENTHYLEKKRCDIKVLIEKSVSLLRQQMDKKNIDLKINGETFFIEADETLIMEAFLNLIDNAIKYNKDKGDVYINIYAPEKAVEIIDTGFGIEKEALDKIFDKFYRADPSRSKTIEGLGLGLSLVKEILDLHKAKIEIQSTPNIGTKVKVIFVFD, from the coding sequence GTGAACTCGATAAAATTTGGGTTATTTATATATTATTGTGGAATATCTTTCGTAATCTTTGGCATACTTGGTGTATTTTTATATTTCAGCCTTGAAGACATAGTATTAAAATCAATAGATAATGCTTTAATGACAAGAGCAAAAGCTATTGCAACGCTTATTAGCGAAGATGAAGGAGTAAATTTTCAATTTTCTGATGAAATACTAAAAGAATATTCAAAAAACTCAAAACACTACTTTCAAGTGATGAAAAACGCAAAAATTATAGAAAAATCAGCATCGCTACACAACTATAGTTTACCATTTGTCGAAGGAGCAAAAACTATCGATTTCAGAAATGAACCAGTGCGGATAGTACCTTTTAGTTTTACTATCAAAAATCAGCAATTTACAATTGAATGTGCACAAGATATTGATGACAAGATTGATTTATTGCAAACCTACCTTGTGGTACTTTCAATAGCAATTGTTGCTGCAATTTTTTTGAGTGCTTTGGGTGGCTTGTTTGTGGTTAATGCTATGCTAAAACCTCTAAAAGAGATATCACATACAATTGGTAAACTTTCTGAATCAAACTTATCAAAAAGCCGCATTGATGAAAATGTAGCTTTTGAACTAAAACCTTTGGCTGTAGCTTTTAATAAAACATTTGCAAGATTGGATACAGTTTTTAGCAAGCAAAAACAATTTGTAGCTGATGTCTCTCATGAACTTAAAACCCCTCTAAGCGTAATATTAATGGAAACCGAAATGGCTCTTAGAAAACAACGAAGCATAGATGAATTAACAAATACGATAAATCAAATAAAAGATAGCGCGCTTTACATGAAAAATATTACTGAAACATTATTAAAGCTTATTTCGATTGAAAATACACACTACTTGGAAAAGAAAAGATGCGATATTAAAGTTTTGATAGAAAAATCTGTTTCTCTTTTAAGGCAACAAATGGACAAAAAAAATATCGATTTAAAAATAAATGGGGAAACTTTTTTTATCGAAGCAGACGAAACACTCATCATGGAAGCTTTTTTAAATTTAATCGACAATGCCATAAAATACAACAAAGACAAAGGGGATGTATACATAAATATTTATGCACCTGAAAAAGCTGTTGAAATAATAGATACTGGATTTGGTATAGAAAAAGAAGCTCTTGATAAAATTTTTGATAAATTTTACAGAGCTGACCCTTCAAGATCAAAAACAATTGAAGGTTTAGGACTTGGCCTAAGCCTTGTAAAAGAAATTTTAGATCTACACAAGGCTAAAATCGAAATCCAAAGTACACCCAATATTGGCACAAAAGTTAAAGTAATTTTTGTGTTTGATTAA
- a CDS encoding nitrilase-related carbon-nitrogen hydrolase: MKIYISQIKPFLGNLSKNIDIHRKEIQNAIEQKADIVIFPELSLTGYFLRDLVSDVALNKSSEIFKLFESISKDIGILAGFVYEDENHQFFNAAGYFESGSLKHLHKKVYLPNYTMFEESRYFAAGKNFEAFDMLGSKTGILICEDALHLSSLYLYSMQGVKNLLIVSNSPARGFYSDRFYSQELWYNTIKFIANNLTVNTIFVNRVGVEDGVTFWGGSLAIDALGKEIGGCDLIREDNRIVEIKDETVRRSRILSPFYRDEEPELFLEFIRNKGIIK; encoded by the coding sequence GTGAAGATCTATATCTCCCAGATAAAACCTTTTCTCGGTAACCTATCCAAAAATATAGATATACATAGAAAAGAGATCCAAAATGCTATAGAACAAAAAGCTGATATCGTAATCTTTCCTGAGCTGTCATTAACTGGCTATTTTTTAAGGGATTTAGTATCTGATGTAGCATTAAATAAGAGCTCTGAAATATTCAAACTCTTCGAATCTATCTCCAAAGATATTGGTATTCTTGCAGGTTTTGTATATGAGGATGAAAACCATCAGTTTTTCAATGCAGCCGGATACTTTGAGTCTGGATCACTGAAACATCTGCACAAAAAGGTTTATCTACCAAACTATACAATGTTTGAAGAATCTCGTTATTTTGCTGCAGGTAAAAATTTTGAAGCATTCGATATGTTGGGAAGTAAAACTGGAATTTTGATATGTGAAGATGCTCTACATTTAAGCTCCCTTTATCTTTATTCAATGCAAGGGGTAAAGAATCTATTAATAGTATCAAATTCACCAGCCCGAGGTTTTTATAGCGATAGATTCTACTCTCAAGAGTTGTGGTATAATACTATTAAATTTATAGCCAATAACCTTACTGTAAACACCATCTTCGTAAACAGAGTAGGAGTAGAAGATGGGGTGACGTTCTGGGGTGGATCTTTGGCAATAGATGCATTAGGTAAAGAGATTGGAGGATGTGATCTGATTAGAGAAGACAACCGGATCGTTGAAATAAAAGATGAAACTGTTCGTAGAAGTAGAATATTATCCCCATTCTACAGGGATGAGGAGCCTGAGCTCTTTTTGGAATTCATCAGAAATAAGGGGATCATAAAATGA
- a CDS encoding type I restriction-modification system subunit M N-terminal domain-containing protein, with protein MRNKNLDIKTLENWLWEAACRIRGEVDAPRYNTTAP; from the coding sequence ATGAGAAATAAAAATCTTGATATTAAAACGTTGGAAAATTGGCTTTGGGAAGCTGCTTGTAGAATCAGAGGGGAAGTAGATGCTCCAAGATACAACACAACAGCACCGTGA
- a CDS encoding PepSY domain-containing protein: protein MKNRKKLTALALGALLLATSAVGIAAASGQLSGSIKITQDNEVDYAKLASVNIDQAVASALKAQPGQVIKAGLENEDGFLVWGVEVALNNQIHEVKIDAKNAKVLKIETDQPDSQKEGSKEKD, encoded by the coding sequence ATGAAAAACAGAAAAAAACTAACAGCTTTGGCTCTTGGAGCCTTACTACTTGCAACTTCGGCAGTAGGTATTGCAGCAGCAAGTGGACAACTTAGCGGTTCTATTAAAATTACGCAAGACAACGAAGTTGACTATGCAAAGTTAGCAAGCGTTAATATTGATCAGGCTGTTGCAAGTGCGCTAAAGGCACAACCAGGTCAAGTTATTAAAGCAGGGTTAGAAAACGAAGATGGATTTTTAGTATGGGGCGTAGAAGTTGCATTAAACAATCAAATCCATGAAGTAAAAATTGATGCAAAAAATGCTAAAGTTTTAAAAATTGAGACAGATCAGCCAGACTCTCAAAAAGAAGGCTCTAAAGAAAAAGATTAA
- the guaB gene encoding IMP dehydrogenase has protein sequence MNKIIKEALTFDDVLLVPAKSEVLPHEVSTKTMLTKTISLNIPIVSAAMDTVTEAKMAIAIAQEGGIGFIHKNMSIEEQAEEVDKVKRSESGMIVDPITIESGSTVEDALKLMAKYKISGIPVIKNSKLVGILTNRDLRFVDRFNEPIDNFMTKENLVTVPVGTSLEEAKKHLQEHRIEKLLVVDDNYNLKGLITIKDINKKLKYPYATKDKLGRLMVGAAVGTGIDTIDRVAALVDKGVDIIVVDTAHGHSKKVLETVEKIKAKHGDLQIVAGNVATAEAVADLAKAGADCVKVGIGPGSICTTRVVAGVGVPQITAIMDCAEAASKVGVTIIADGGIKYSGDIVKAIAAGANAVMIGSLLAGTTESPGEIELYQGRSYKVYRGMGSVGAMKKGSKDRYFQGDVEMESKFVPEGIEGRVHYKGDLSHTIYQLVGGLKSGMGYTGCATIEELMQNGKFVRITNAGLRESHVHDVIITKEAPNYWITT, from the coding sequence ATGAATAAAATAATCAAAGAAGCATTGACCTTTGATGATGTCTTATTAGTCCCAGCCAAAAGTGAAGTGCTACCCCACGAGGTTAGTACCAAAACGATGTTGACCAAAACCATATCTCTTAATATTCCAATTGTCAGCGCTGCAATGGATACAGTCACCGAGGCAAAGATGGCTATTGCTATAGCCCAAGAAGGTGGGATAGGTTTTATACATAAGAATATGAGCATAGAAGAGCAAGCGGAAGAGGTGGATAAAGTAAAAAGATCCGAAAGCGGTATGATTGTTGATCCAATAACTATAGAATCCGGAAGTACCGTAGAGGATGCCCTTAAGCTGATGGCAAAATACAAGATTTCTGGTATCCCTGTAATCAAAAACAGCAAATTAGTTGGCATACTGACAAACCGAGATCTCCGTTTTGTGGATAGATTTAATGAACCGATAGACAACTTTATGACTAAGGAAAACCTTGTGACAGTCCCTGTGGGGACATCATTAGAAGAGGCAAAAAAACATCTTCAGGAGCACAGAATTGAGAAGCTCTTGGTGGTGGATGATAACTATAATCTCAAAGGGCTCATTACCATCAAAGATATAAACAAAAAGCTCAAATACCCATATGCCACCAAAGATAAATTGGGTAGGTTAATGGTAGGGGCAGCTGTCGGCACCGGTATAGATACTATTGATAGAGTGGCTGCATTGGTGGACAAAGGGGTGGATATTATTGTGGTGGATACTGCTCATGGTCACTCCAAAAAAGTTTTGGAAACAGTGGAAAAGATTAAAGCCAAACATGGAGATCTACAGATAGTAGCAGGGAATGTGGCTACTGCTGAAGCAGTCGCAGATCTTGCCAAAGCTGGTGCAGATTGTGTGAAAGTCGGAATCGGACCAGGATCGATCTGTACCACAAGGGTGGTGGCTGGTGTGGGGGTACCCCAAATCACAGCCATTATGGACTGTGCCGAGGCAGCAAGCAAAGTAGGGGTAACCATAATAGCTGATGGTGGTATAAAATATTCAGGTGACATTGTAAAAGCTATAGCTGCAGGTGCAAATGCTGTAATGATAGGCTCTCTACTTGCAGGTACGACAGAATCTCCCGGAGAGATAGAGCTTTATCAAGGAAGAAGCTATAAGGTATACAGAGGTATGGGCTCTGTAGGTGCAATGAAAAAAGGGAGTAAAGACAGATACTTCCAAGGTGATGTGGAGATGGAAAGTAAGTTTGTACCAGAAGGAATCGAAGGTAGGGTACATTACAAAGGGGATCTAAGTCATACCATATATCAACTTGTGGGTGGATTAAAATCTGGGATGGGGTATACCGGATGTGCCACCATTGAAGAGCTTATGCAAAATGGGAAATTTGTACGTATCACAAATGCAGGATTAAGAGAAAGTCATGTACATGACGTAATCATAACTAAAGAAGCACCAAATTATTGGATTACAACGTAG
- a CDS encoding NAD+ synthase, whose protein sequence is MNLNYKMVADVLVNFIKEETEKTGFSNLVVGLSGGIDSALSAVLAVKAVGSDKLFAFALPYKTSSRESLDDAKLVADEFGINLQVIEITPYVDPFLETLNLDDKLRMGNVMARMRMVTLFDMSSKYRALVLGTSNKTELLLGYGTWYGDLASAINPIGDLYKTQVWELSKYLGIPEKLINKKPTADLWVGQTDEDELGFSYKEVDKLLYHMIDERLSKSELMDLGFSEQFIMNVAEKVRRNQFKRQLPIIAKISNRTIDRDFRYSRDWGY, encoded by the coding sequence ATGAATTTAAACTATAAAATGGTAGCAGATGTCTTGGTAAATTTTATCAAAGAGGAAACAGAAAAGACAGGTTTTTCCAATTTGGTAGTTGGTTTAAGCGGTGGAATCGACTCTGCACTTTCGGCAGTTCTTGCAGTTAAGGCTGTTGGAAGCGATAAACTATTCGCCTTCGCCCTTCCATATAAAACAAGTAGTAGAGAGAGCTTAGATGATGCAAAGCTGGTGGCTGATGAATTTGGTATAAATCTGCAAGTGATAGAGATTACCCCATACGTAGACCCCTTTCTCGAAACGTTAAATCTGGATGATAAGCTCCGTATGGGAAATGTAATGGCAAGGATGAGAATGGTAACCCTTTTTGATATGTCATCAAAATATCGGGCATTGGTATTAGGTACCAGCAACAAGACAGAACTCCTCTTAGGGTATGGTACATGGTATGGAGATCTTGCTTCGGCAATAAATCCGATCGGAGATCTTTACAAAACGCAGGTTTGGGAGCTTTCCAAATATCTCGGAATCCCCGAGAAGCTGATCAACAAAAAACCTACCGCAGATCTTTGGGTAGGGCAAACAGATGAGGATGAATTGGGGTTTTCCTATAAAGAGGTGGATAAGCTACTTTATCACATGATCGATGAGAGATTATCAAAAAGTGAACTGATGGACTTGGGATTTAGTGAACAGTTTATAATGAATGTCGCCGAAAAGGTAAGGAGAAATCAATTTAAACGACAACTGCCGATAATCGCAAAGATAAGTAATAGAACTATCGATAGAGATTTTAGATATAGTAGGGATTGGGGATATTGA
- the moaC gene encoding cyclic pyranopterin monophosphate synthase MoaC, which translates to MKLTHFDEEGRSRMVDVTEKSDTFRVAVASGKVYMKPETLKRILDKEIEKGDVFGVARVAAIMGLKKTSDLIPMCHPLNITGADVYFKPNTEESYVEITVSVKLTGKTGVEMEALTGVSVAALTIYDMCKAIDKEMTISDIMLLSKSGGKSGEFKRGSL; encoded by the coding sequence ATGAAATTAACACATTTTGATGAAGAAGGTAGAAGTAGAATGGTGGATGTCACAGAAAAATCTGATACCTTTAGGGTTGCTGTGGCATCAGGGAAAGTATACATGAAGCCGGAAACATTAAAAAGGATTTTGGATAAAGAGATAGAAAAGGGGGATGTATTTGGTGTTGCCAGAGTTGCCGCCATTATGGGGCTAAAGAAAACTTCAGATCTAATCCCTATGTGTCACCCTTTGAATATCACCGGGGCAGATGTCTATTTCAAACCGAATACAGAAGAATCTTATGTGGAAATAACCGTATCTGTCAAATTGACCGGAAAGACAGGTGTGGAGATGGAGGCACTCACAGGGGTATCGGTTGCGGCACTTACCATCTATGATATGTGCAAAGCTATTGACAAAGAGATGACAATATCTGATATTATGCTATTATCAAAAAGTGGTGGCAAAAGTGGAGAATTTAAAAGGGGTAGCCTGTGA
- the guaA gene encoding glutamine-hydrolyzing GMP synthase — protein MDIHSEKILILDFGSQYTQLIARRVREQRVYCEIFPCNAPFEKIQAFSPKGIILSGGPSSVYDKDAPLCDKRVFELNLPILGICYGMQLICQFFGGVVSPAQQREYGRSEIMLKNDIFFDNLKLSGNKLTVWMSHGDRLEKIPEQFEIIGWTDNAPIAAMKHKDKPIYAIQFHPEVAHTDQGDTILKNFVVDICGCKQIWTAGNFIHTEIERIRSLVGEKKVLCALSGGVDSSVAAVLVHEAIGDQLICVFVNNGLLRYREAEQVLKTFRDNFKINLIYVDAEDRFLEALRDIEEPEKKRKTIGNLFIRIFEEEAKKLGDFEFLVQGTLYPDVIESVSFKGPSATIKTHHNVGGLPEDMKFKLIEPLRELFKDEVRKVGLELGLSEDILFRHPFPGPGLAIRVLGSVDKEKLDLLRLADHIYIEEIKKAGLYREIWQAFSVLLPVRSVGVMGDERTYENVLALRAVTSVDGMTADWAKIPYEILGKVSNRIINEVKGINRVVYDISSKPPATIEWE, from the coding sequence ATGGACATACATTCCGAAAAGATCCTAATACTTGACTTCGGATCCCAATACACCCAGCTCATAGCCAGAAGGGTAAGAGAGCAGAGGGTGTACTGTGAGATTTTCCCTTGCAACGCCCCTTTTGAAAAGATTCAAGCTTTCTCCCCAAAGGGGATTATCCTCTCTGGTGGACCGTCTTCGGTATATGACAAAGATGCCCCTTTATGCGATAAAAGGGTATTCGAGCTGAATCTTCCTATCTTGGGGATATGCTACGGAATGCAGCTTATCTGTCAATTTTTTGGGGGGGTGGTATCTCCAGCCCAACAGAGGGAATATGGCAGAAGTGAGATAATGTTAAAAAATGATATATTCTTTGACAATCTAAAACTATCCGGAAATAAGCTTACCGTTTGGATGAGCCATGGAGATCGGTTAGAGAAGATCCCTGAACAATTTGAAATCATAGGCTGGACAGATAACGCTCCAATTGCAGCAATGAAACATAAAGATAAACCGATTTATGCAATACAGTTCCATCCCGAGGTTGCCCATACCGATCAAGGGGATACGATATTAAAAAACTTTGTTGTGGATATCTGCGGCTGCAAACAGATCTGGACAGCTGGCAATTTTATCCATACTGAGATAGAAAGGATTAGATCCCTTGTGGGTGAAAAAAAGGTACTGTGTGCATTAAGCGGAGGTGTAGATTCTTCGGTAGCTGCAGTCTTAGTACATGAGGCTATCGGAGACCAACTAATTTGTGTTTTTGTGAATAATGGGCTTTTAAGATACAGAGAAGCAGAACAGGTATTAAAAACATTCCGAGACAATTTTAAGATCAATCTTATCTACGTGGATGCTGAAGACAGATTCCTTGAAGCCTTAAGAGATATTGAAGAACCTGAAAAAAAGAGAAAAACCATAGGGAACCTCTTCATCAGAATCTTCGAAGAGGAGGCTAAAAAACTTGGTGACTTTGAATTTTTAGTTCAGGGAACCCTATATCCAGATGTAATAGAATCGGTATCATTTAAGGGGCCTTCCGCCACGATAAAAACCCATCACAATGTTGGTGGATTACCAGAGGATATGAAATTCAAGCTGATAGAGCCTTTAAGAGAGCTTTTCAAGGATGAGGTGAGAAAGGTAGGTTTAGAACTTGGGTTATCGGAGGATATCCTCTTTAGGCACCCTTTCCCAGGACCGGGGCTTGCCATCAGGGTGCTTGGTAGTGTGGATAAAGAAAAGCTGGATCTACTACGTTTAGCGGATCATATATACATCGAAGAGATAAAAAAGGCTGGGCTTTACAGAGAGATATGGCAGGCATTTTCTGTACTTTTACCCGTAAGATCTGTGGGGGTCATGGGGGATGAAAGGACATACGAGAATGTGCTTGCTTTAAGAGCAGTCACAAGTGTGGATGGTATGACCGCCGATTGGGCAAAGATCCCGTATGAGATTTTGGGAAAGGTGTCAAACCGTATTATAAATGAAGTAAAAGGTATAAATAGAGTGGTCTACGACATCAGCTCAAAACCACCAGCAACTATAGAATGGGAATAA